DNA sequence from the Lachancea thermotolerans CBS 6340 chromosome H complete sequence genome:
TGCCTTCTGCCCTGTCTGGAAGACCTACGACATGATGAAGGCATTCATTTCCTACCATGAAGAGGCTCAGAAGAGCATTGCCAACGGCGCCAACTGGGCTAAGCTGGCTGATGCCACTGGCGACGTCAAGCACGCCGTTTCCTCctccaagttcttcgaGCCTAGCAGAGGTGAACAAGAGGTCCACGGGgagtttgaaaagctgttctCCAACATCCAGGAGAGATTTGCCGAGTCCACCGACTAAGTGTCGGCACACAAGCCCCTGTAACCCCCACTATAAACCAATGTACGTGTCATGAAGAGGAGTGTCTGATAAAAAAAACTAAGTAACTAATTGTGCAAACGCTGAACTTTTGATACATGTAAAACAGGCAGCGCGGGGCGCTTAGCCACGCGAGCGAGATCGGCCCgatccaaagaaaacagttTGGCGCAAAAACGTGCATTGACTATACAGTGAAATAAAACCTAGCTATATTAAACTGGGAGCATCCCAACACAGCCAATGGGCAGAAATCGCAGGTGAGATAATAGAAACATCTTGGTTAGTGGCCGACCTTGCGAGTCGGATTACACTACCTCATATGAAACTATCGATCCGCTTATTTGGATCTAGCTCTCACCTTCCGTCTCTTTCTCTTAAGTCTTCTagttctcttctttctccaCTTAGCACGCATTTCGAGTTACTGAAAGTTGTGTTATAGTGTTCTACAGAAGGAAGTAAAGGGAAAAAGTAGAAGTACTTGTTGCAAAGACAAGTTTCGTTTTTCTACTCTTTTCATACCTTCCCCAGGGGAGCACTCCATGCGTGAGTCGGCACCCAACTGCTGTGAGGGTAACTCTCCTGTCGCGACATAGTAGAGCGCCCTAGGGTTTGTTGTTCGTGCTGTGACCACTGTCACTGGAGCCCTAATACGGCAACGGGCTTTTCTGGGGCGCCAACGTGAGCCTTGGATGAGAGAAGAATGGTAGTGATTTTTTATTAACAATACATCTATATACAAGACAATTGGGCGTTAAGTGAGACCTTGGGGACGGGAGAAATCATGACGAAGTCGAGGCCTCAATGATAGCTAGTATCGCCGTCCAGGAGAGCATCAAttgctttcaaaagctctctttttCGTGAACTTCATTGCAATTAATCGCTAGaaaagtgttgatgtcactTTGTACTAATCTGTCGTATTCTCAATTCGGTAAGTGTAAaaatgatttttttttgcaggCGCTAGTCAATCGTAGGTCAGTCTCTAGGCAAGTAATAGATGTGTGGGTGGATAGGGCTTTCAGATCGCGACATTGGTGGGTGTCGAGGTGTTTTCAGAGAACAGTCTCACCCTTGGCTGATATCTTGAGAGGTTGAAACGTCATATGGTTCGAGGAAGCAGGGTGGTTGGTGAGGGCAGAACGCAAGCCTTGCGCTTGAAACCAGGCGGATAGGTTTCCGTGAGACGTTGTGGCCCTCATTGAAATATATTGTGTAATTGAGACCCGCTCACTTGCGTGAGCCGCGCCATACTTGACACGGCGGGTTCTCAGACTCTCTTACCATGTCTGATCGAATTCGGTCGCATGCGGAGTGCATATATGGATTGGTAATAGCGGGGAGTGGGCTTTATTTTGCGTTTACCAGACATTTATGCACTGTGATGGgctttgtttctttgagccCTGCTTCTTGCCGATTTTCTTGTATAATGTTTAGTACGTAGACGCTGACATTAGGTGAGCATCAGTATAAGTAACGCCAAGATTTcaaacaacaacaaaaaccCGACAGAGCCAAGGCTCATCATAGCGCTGTGTCCGTCACCGTACACAAAAAGTTAACATCTCTTCTATTCTTATAGGAATATTTATTGATTCATTTTCTATGTCCGTCAAGCCGCTTGCGCTCCTGGAGCACTGCCTTCTCCAGCGGAGCGCGTAGCTCATGAATCTGCAACATATCTAGAACTCGCTCCAGGTTCTTTTCGTTCAGTACAAGATGCTCCTCTGGAATCTCAGTTTCGCTCCGTAAGATGTCCGAAAACTGCGGCAGATCTGTAAATACCAACTTATGGCTCTTGTTCTCCACCAGTGACTTCAAGTGTTTAGCACCGCAGAACGCCTTGAAATTACGGTACGCCCGGTACAGAAGGTAGAATCCCGGGACATTGGGCACGACTGGAACCAGGACCACTGGCAGCGTGAGCGGGAGGCCTAGGATGCTTAGCCACATCTGCTTCTTGTGGTAGTTCAAGCCGTGATCCCACAGCGACTTCAGCTGCTCACGCACAGCGCGCTCCGACATCACGCTCTGGGGGTAGTACATGCATACAGGTCTCACATCGAGCTTGTCGACGTTCTTGAACCACTCTTGGTAGGTGAGGTTTCGAGACTCCTGGTTTTCCATAACCGTCTTCAGGATATAGCCCTCGGAAGGGACTGTGTTGAGCGAGTCTTCTGTCCACGGGGTCTTATCCAGCTGCGAATTCACCATTCGGACCAACTTTTGGTTGATCTCGCGTGGCGACTTTTCGAGCTTGCTCCATATCTTCCGTGCCTTCTCTGTGATCCTAGTTTC
Encoded proteins:
- the MRX19 gene encoding Mrx19p (similar to uniprot|P48569 Saccharomyces cerevisiae YDL183C Hypothetical ORF); amino-acid sequence: MSTAGPSGLGKRLLSQGLPPQRATVQKYVLDPVKLIAIPITNKRIFLYHKHSSEILNMNSRIVRYETRITEKARKIWSKLEKSPREINQKLVRMVNSQLDKTPWTEDSLNTVPSEGYILKTVMENQESRNLTYQEWFKNVDKLDVRPVCMYYPQSVMSERAVREQLKSLWDHGLNYHKKQMWLSILGLPLTLPVVLVPVVPNVPGFYLLYRAYRNFKAFCGAKHLKSLVENKSHKLVFTDLPQFSDILRSETEIPEEHLVLNEKNLERVLDMLQIHELRAPLEKAVLQERKRLDGHRK